A genomic region of Lysinibacillus sp. 2017 contains the following coding sequences:
- the parE gene encoding DNA topoisomerase IV subunit B gives MVKNQTGISYNEDAIQVLEGLEAVRKRPGMYIGSTDSRGLHHLVYEIVDNAVDEALAGFGNHIIVKIHGDNSISVRDFGRGMPTGMHKMGKPTPEVIFTVLHAGGKFGQGGYKTSGGLHGVGSSVVNALSVFLEVTIHREGQIYRQRFENGGKPVTSLDTLGKSKEVGTLVHFLPDPSIFSVTKYNYDTLAERLRESAFLLKGLKIELIDERGEGQQDVFHYENGIEAFVTYLNEEKDVLHPVKYVEGILQEIEVEFAFQFNDAYSETILSFVNNVRTRDGGTHETGAKSALTRAFNEYARKVGLLKEKDKNLDGSDIREGLTAIISVRIPENILQFEGQTKGKLGTSEARAAVDTVVSEQLMYVLEENAELSSSLVRKAIRAQQVREAARKARDDARNGKKKKSSTLLSGKLTPAQSKNAARNELYLVEGDSAGGSAKQGRDRTFQAILPLRGKVINTEKAKLQDIMKNEEISTIIHTIGAGVGADFTVADAAYDKVVIMTDADTDGAHIQVLLLTFFYRYMRPLIEAGKVYIALPPLYKVSKGSGKKQIQEYAWTENELAAAINKIGKGYILQRYKGLGEMNADQLWDTTMNPETRTLIRVKIEDGARAERRVTTLMGDKVEPRRKWIESNVNFGMEEDASILENEFIQHEEVNE, from the coding sequence TTGGTAAAAAACCAGACCGGTATTTCTTATAATGAAGATGCCATTCAAGTATTAGAAGGTTTAGAAGCCGTACGAAAAAGACCGGGGATGTATATTGGTTCTACTGATAGCCGAGGTCTTCACCACTTAGTGTATGAGATTGTAGACAATGCAGTGGATGAAGCACTTGCTGGATTTGGGAATCATATCATCGTTAAAATTCATGGAGATAATAGTATAAGTGTTCGAGATTTTGGTCGTGGGATGCCTACAGGTATGCATAAAATGGGCAAGCCTACACCAGAAGTCATTTTCACTGTGCTCCATGCTGGTGGTAAATTTGGACAAGGTGGTTACAAAACAAGTGGCGGTTTACACGGTGTTGGTTCATCGGTTGTAAACGCTTTATCGGTATTTTTAGAAGTTACGATTCACCGCGAGGGTCAAATATATCGTCAACGCTTTGAAAATGGCGGAAAACCTGTAACCTCACTTGATACTTTAGGAAAATCAAAAGAAGTAGGTACACTAGTTCATTTCTTACCAGATCCATCGATTTTCTCTGTCACGAAATATAATTACGATACTTTGGCTGAACGTCTACGTGAGTCAGCATTTTTATTAAAAGGGCTAAAAATTGAGTTAATTGATGAACGTGGCGAAGGTCAACAGGATGTTTTCCATTATGAAAATGGTATTGAAGCGTTTGTTACATATTTAAATGAAGAAAAAGACGTACTACATCCAGTGAAATATGTGGAAGGTATACTACAGGAAATCGAAGTTGAATTTGCTTTCCAATTCAATGATGCATACTCAGAAACAATTCTTTCATTTGTAAACAATGTCCGTACGCGAGATGGTGGTACACATGAAACGGGTGCGAAATCTGCATTAACACGTGCGTTTAACGAATATGCCCGTAAAGTAGGCTTATTAAAAGAAAAAGATAAAAATTTAGATGGCTCGGATATTCGTGAAGGATTAACGGCTATTATTTCCGTTCGTATTCCAGAAAATATACTTCAATTTGAAGGGCAAACGAAGGGCAAATTAGGTACGTCTGAAGCACGTGCTGCTGTTGATACGGTTGTATCTGAACAACTAATGTACGTATTAGAAGAAAATGCTGAATTATCATCATCACTTGTTCGTAAAGCTATTCGTGCACAGCAAGTTCGTGAAGCTGCACGTAAAGCGCGTGATGATGCACGTAATGGCAAAAAGAAAAAGTCTAGCACACTTCTTTCAGGTAAACTAACGCCCGCACAATCAAAAAATGCGGCGCGTAATGAACTTTACTTAGTAGAGGGTGACTCTGCTGGTGGTTCAGCAAAGCAAGGGCGCGACCGTACGTTCCAAGCCATTTTGCCACTGCGTGGTAAAGTCATTAATACTGAAAAAGCAAAACTTCAAGATATTATGAAGAACGAAGAAATTTCTACGATTATTCATACAATTGGAGCAGGTGTTGGCGCGGACTTCACTGTAGCGGATGCTGCTTACGATAAAGTGGTTATTATGACCGATGCCGATACAGATGGTGCACATATCCAAGTGCTACTATTAACATTCTTCTATCGTTACATGCGACCACTAATTGAGGCGGGCAAAGTATACATCGCCTTGCCGCCACTTTATAAAGTGTCAAAAGGATCTGGGAAAAAGCAAATTCAAGAATATGCTTGGACAGAAAACGAACTAGCAGCAGCGATTAACAAAATCGGTAAAGGCTATATCCTACAGCGTTATAAAGGGCTTGGAGAAATGAATGCTGACCAATTATGGGATACGACAATGAATCCTGAAACACGTACGTTAATTCGCGTAAAAATCGAAGACGGTGCACGTGCAGAACGTCGTGTAACGACATTAATGGGCGATAAAGTAGAACCGCGCCGTAAATGGATTGAATCAAATGTCAACTTCGGCATGGAAGAGGATGCAAGCATTTTAGAAAATGAATTCATCCAGCATGAGGAGGTTAACGAATAA
- the parC gene encoding DNA topoisomerase IV subunit A, whose translation MSFVEKFQDLPLEEVMGDRFGRYSKYIIQDRALPDTRDGLKPVQRRILFAMFNEGNTNEKPFRKSAKTVGNVIGNYHPHGDSSVYEAMVRMSQDWKSRHMLIEMHGNNGSVDGDPPAAMRYTEARLSSIAAEMLRDLNKNTVEFVPNFDDQDMEPTVLPSRFPNLLVNGATGISAGYATDIPPHNLQEILDAVLMRLDNKDCTVDELMTIVKGPDFPTGGIIQGIDGIKKAYETGKGKIIVRSRTEIEALKGNKEQIVISEIPFEVNKANMIRKMDELRVNDRRLDGISEIRDESDRDGLRIVIELKKDVPAQGILHFLFKSTDLQVSYNFNMIAIHNRRPTMMTLPLMLDAYIGHQKEIILRRSKFDLKRAQDRLHIVEGLMKMISILDEVIETIRGSKDKRDAKNNIIEKFSFTEVQAEAIVSLQLYRLTNTDITELQNEQAELDELVVKLTAILDDEKKLIRVIKSELLDIKKRFALPRMSTIEAEIEEIKINRDVLVPSEEVVVTVTKDGYVKRTSLRSHNASNGKDFAMKESDFLLYEANLNTQHHLLLFTSKGNYIYQPVHELPDIRWKDLGQHISSIVPIDTAEEIIQVIGIETFEQPDKYIFTATKEGQIKRSALADYVVTRYSKPIKTMNVKGEDEMIFAALVTEQEEVLLSTNTSYTIRFPMNDLPVTGAKTAGVKGIIIKDGEHLAAIAILNPSSDEELIIVTQRGAVKRMLLNEVELGNRAKRGVVILKELKSNPHRIFTILVVNFRNSITVETEKGVQETIQVTNLTRADRYSNGSLRIDTEGDGALIRAYVVHKE comes from the coding sequence ATGAGCTTTGTTGAAAAATTTCAAGATTTACCTTTAGAAGAAGTCATGGGCGATCGTTTTGGTCGTTATTCAAAATATATTATACAAGACCGTGCATTACCAGATACACGAGACGGTCTAAAACCAGTACAACGTCGTATTTTATTTGCGATGTTCAATGAAGGCAATACAAATGAAAAGCCATTCCGTAAATCAGCTAAAACAGTTGGTAACGTAATCGGTAACTACCATCCACACGGTGATTCTTCTGTGTATGAAGCAATGGTCCGTATGAGTCAAGACTGGAAAAGCCGTCATATGTTAATCGAAATGCATGGTAACAATGGTTCAGTTGATGGGGATCCACCAGCTGCGATGCGTTACACAGAAGCAAGACTTTCTTCAATTGCTGCAGAAATGCTACGTGATTTAAATAAAAATACGGTTGAATTTGTTCCAAACTTTGATGATCAAGATATGGAACCGACCGTATTACCTTCACGTTTCCCAAATTTACTCGTTAACGGGGCTACAGGGATATCTGCAGGCTATGCAACGGATATTCCACCCCATAACCTGCAAGAGATCTTAGACGCGGTTTTAATGCGTTTAGACAACAAAGATTGTACGGTTGACGAACTAATGACCATCGTTAAAGGTCCTGATTTCCCAACTGGTGGGATTATACAAGGAATTGATGGTATTAAAAAAGCGTATGAGACTGGTAAAGGGAAAATAATCGTTCGTTCTCGTACAGAAATTGAAGCATTAAAAGGCAATAAAGAGCAAATCGTGATTTCAGAAATTCCATTCGAAGTAAATAAAGCGAATATGATTCGTAAAATGGATGAGCTACGTGTCAATGACCGCCGTTTAGATGGCATCTCTGAAATTCGTGATGAATCCGACCGTGATGGTCTACGTATAGTTATTGAGTTGAAGAAGGACGTTCCAGCCCAAGGTATTTTGCATTTCTTATTTAAATCTACAGATTTACAAGTGTCTTACAACTTTAATATGATTGCGATTCATAACCGTCGTCCAACGATGATGACATTGCCATTAATGCTTGACGCGTATATCGGTCACCAAAAGGAAATTATCCTTCGTCGTTCAAAATTCGATTTGAAACGTGCCCAGGACCGACTTCACATCGTTGAAGGTTTAATGAAAATGATATCGATTTTAGATGAAGTGATCGAAACGATTCGTGGATCTAAAGATAAACGTGATGCGAAAAATAATATTATCGAAAAGTTTAGCTTTACAGAAGTTCAAGCTGAAGCAATTGTCAGCTTACAACTGTATCGTTTAACTAATACCGATATTACAGAGCTTCAAAATGAACAAGCTGAATTAGATGAGCTTGTTGTGAAATTAACTGCTATTTTAGATGACGAAAAGAAATTGATTCGTGTCATTAAATCTGAGTTATTAGATATTAAAAAACGTTTTGCTTTACCACGTATGTCTACAATTGAAGCAGAAATTGAAGAGATTAAAATAAATCGTGACGTTTTAGTTCCAAGTGAGGAAGTTGTTGTTACTGTGACGAAGGATGGATATGTGAAACGTACAAGTCTTCGCTCACATAATGCATCGAACGGCAAAGACTTCGCGATGAAAGAATCAGACTTCTTATTATATGAAGCAAACTTAAACACGCAACATCATTTACTATTATTCACAAGTAAAGGAAATTATATTTATCAACCAGTCCATGAACTGCCTGACATTCGTTGGAAAGACTTAGGTCAGCATATTTCAAGTATTGTACCAATTGATACAGCAGAGGAAATTATTCAGGTTATCGGTATTGAAACGTTTGAACAGCCAGACAAGTATATATTCACTGCAACAAAAGAAGGCCAAATTAAGCGTTCTGCACTTGCTGATTATGTCGTAACACGTTATTCAAAACCAATTAAAACCATGAATGTTAAAGGCGAAGACGAAATGATTTTCGCTGCACTGGTAACAGAGCAAGAAGAAGTATTACTTTCAACAAATACAAGCTATACAATCCGTTTCCCAATGAATGATCTACCAGTTACGGGTGCAAAAACTGCTGGGGTTAAAGGAATTATTATAAAAGATGGCGAGCACTTAGCGGCCATTGCCATTTTAAATCCAAGTTCAGATGAGGAATTAATTATTGTGACACAGCGCGGTGCTGTCAAACGAATGCTTCTGAATGAAGTAGAGTTAGGAAACCGTGCAAAACGCGGGGTTGTCATATTAAAAGAGTTAAAATCAAATCCACACCGGATTTTTACCATTTTAGTTGTAAACTTTAGAAATTCAATCACAGTTGAAACTGAAAAAGGTGTACAAGAAACCATACAAGTAACAAACTTAACACGAGCGGATCGCTATTCTAACGGTTCCCTACGTATTGATACAGAGGGCGATGGTGCGTTAATTCGCGCTTATGTGGTGCATAAAGAATAA
- the plsY gene encoding glycerol-3-phosphate 1-O-acyltransferase PlsY, translated as MINAVIFICAYLLGSIPSALWIGKIFYKTDIRQQGSGNLGTTNTFRVLGKKPGIAVLLMDILKGTAAVLLPLLPIFDNSTIHPLILGIVAAVGHMFPIFASFRGGKAVATSAGIILGYQLPLFLILLVVFLIALKLTKMVSFASLTASSAAIIYVIVYWFVEGEVALLILVAFLAGFIFYRHRENIKRIKNGTEPKIKGF; from the coding sequence TTGATCAATGCAGTAATTTTCATTTGTGCTTATTTATTAGGTTCCATTCCTTCTGCTTTATGGATTGGTAAAATCTTTTACAAAACAGATATTCGCCAACAAGGTAGCGGCAATTTAGGAACGACCAACACATTCCGTGTGTTAGGAAAAAAACCAGGCATTGCCGTGCTGTTGATGGATATTTTAAAAGGGACAGCAGCAGTTCTTCTTCCGCTCTTACCTATATTTGATAACAGTACAATTCACCCTCTTATTTTAGGCATTGTGGCCGCTGTCGGTCATATGTTCCCGATTTTCGCTAGTTTCCGCGGAGGTAAAGCCGTTGCAACAAGCGCTGGTATTATTTTAGGCTATCAATTACCGCTATTTTTAATACTACTAGTTGTATTTTTAATTGCATTAAAATTAACGAAGATGGTTAGTTTCGCATCATTGACTGCTTCTTCAGCAGCGATTATCTACGTTATTGTTTATTGGTTTGTTGAAGGTGAAGTAGCATTACTTATATTAGTAGCCTTTTTAGCTGGATTTATTTTCTATCGTCATCGTGAAAATATTAAGCGTATTAAAAACGGTACAGAACCTAAAATTAAAGGTTTCTAA
- a CDS encoding SWIM zinc finger domain-containing protein, which translates to MNIHQFEKSVSKVILSRGKNYFKDGAIHSFEQIAVNAWRAKVIGTDDYFVYVELNGDTITESVCTCPFNGTCKHEIAMYFTIRGEINALKENNFTPFFQDKTKEELLVIISDILHENPLLLKKWLPQQNKQSKILTIDEAEIRILRRLNPFIRKQYLDESQVGTAFEGLYEVLDEIETIVNENPLHALDLVLHCVETLWPIEDYCEMWIYDMITEAMYATFDVVIESIDTKEDAIKLTQHLLSKFNLYALMNKPNVFLFEGAVAISKLADSKDYLLETLHKRYETSNNPDLLKLLELHVVKEVGTEEELEAYYTMSSLPEEVRTEVIQAAVERNKLDEALSLCADGIESAETSKDYKNQWLFTAFNIHGILGNPIAQRTIAFELMANGRMEEYQMMKDIYQKDVTAWQEIMDELFLVFEEQEERPYHYVYILEAEGRFEKLLSYCEENKQRILRFGQALQPHFPTEVETLHTLLLLETAEVANNRETYRTLAVILSRMRDIGYDERAEELKVYLIKSYPRKKAMHEELNGYIFY; encoded by the coding sequence ATGAATATTCATCAGTTTGAAAAAAGTGTATCGAAAGTGATTTTATCAAGGGGTAAAAACTACTTTAAAGATGGTGCGATTCATTCATTTGAACAAATTGCTGTGAATGCATGGCGTGCAAAAGTAATCGGTACAGATGATTATTTTGTCTATGTGGAACTTAATGGGGATACTATTACTGAATCTGTTTGTACATGTCCTTTTAATGGAACATGCAAACATGAAATTGCGATGTATTTTACAATTCGTGGAGAAATAAATGCGTTAAAAGAGAATAATTTCACTCCGTTTTTTCAAGATAAAACAAAAGAAGAATTGCTCGTAATTATTTCAGATATTTTACATGAAAATCCCTTGCTTCTAAAGAAATGGCTCCCACAACAAAACAAACAATCTAAAATTTTAACAATTGATGAAGCGGAAATACGTATTTTAAGACGATTAAATCCATTTATTCGTAAACAATATTTAGATGAGTCTCAAGTTGGAACTGCCTTTGAAGGATTATATGAAGTGTTGGATGAAATAGAAACAATAGTGAATGAGAATCCACTTCACGCACTCGACCTCGTACTTCATTGTGTAGAAACATTATGGCCAATAGAAGACTATTGTGAAATGTGGATTTATGACATGATCACAGAAGCGATGTATGCAACATTTGACGTAGTAATCGAATCGATTGATACGAAAGAAGATGCAATCAAACTAACACAGCATTTACTATCAAAATTTAATCTGTATGCATTAATGAATAAACCAAATGTCTTTTTATTTGAAGGGGCCGTTGCAATTAGTAAATTAGCGGATTCAAAGGATTATTTGCTTGAAACATTACATAAGCGTTACGAGACATCGAATAACCCTGATTTACTCAAGTTACTCGAACTTCATGTTGTTAAGGAAGTAGGGACAGAAGAAGAGCTTGAGGCTTACTATACGATGAGTTCGCTACCTGAAGAAGTTCGTACAGAAGTTATCCAGGCTGCTGTGGAGCGAAATAAATTGGATGAAGCACTTTCCCTATGTGCAGATGGCATTGAAAGCGCGGAAACAAGCAAAGACTATAAAAATCAGTGGTTGTTCACGGCGTTTAACATTCACGGGATATTAGGAAATCCAATTGCCCAGCGTACAATCGCATTTGAATTGATGGCAAATGGTCGTATGGAAGAATATCAGATGATGAAGGACATTTATCAAAAGGATGTAACTGCATGGCAAGAAATTATGGATGAATTGTTTTTGGTATTTGAAGAACAAGAGGAAAGACCCTACCATTATGTATATATTTTAGAAGCGGAAGGGCGCTTTGAAAAATTATTAAGCTATTGTGAGGAAAACAAGCAACGGATTTTACGCTTTGGTCAAGCCTTACAACCTCATTTTCCAACTGAAGTGGAAACCCTTCATACGCTTTTGTTACTCGAAACGGCAGAAGTTGCGAATAATCGTGAAACGTATCGTACGTTAGCGGTTATTTTAAGTCGAATGCGTGATATAGGCTATGATGAACGCGCGGAAGAGTTAAAGGTATACTTAATAAAAAGCTATCCACGTAAAAAGGCAATGCATGAGGAATTGAATGGCTATATATTTTATTAA
- a CDS encoding YitT family protein, with product MKSNQALYWRCTFFLAGIIVLSLGIALTIKGQMLGVGSWDVLHIGLSNKLGLTVGTWSIILGLIILAIDAMFSKRLPKVGTYLDMFLTGIFMDIFLLFLPDAHGWLEQSIAFIMGVILLGLGCGMYMVANIGIGPRDTLMLLLVHRVGWSVTRARTTMEVSVAIIGFALGGPVGIGTVFMAFGLGPIVQWALKLNEKLFYRATGVESAVI from the coding sequence TTGAAATCGAATCAAGCATTATATTGGCGATGTACTTTTTTCTTAGCAGGGATCATTGTATTATCTTTAGGTATTGCGCTTACTATTAAGGGACAAATGCTCGGTGTGGGCTCATGGGATGTGCTTCACATTGGACTATCCAACAAATTGGGCTTAACCGTTGGGACATGGTCTATTATATTAGGGTTAATTATTTTAGCGATTGACGCGATGTTTTCAAAACGCTTACCAAAAGTAGGGACATACTTAGATATGTTTTTAACTGGTATTTTCATGGATATTTTTCTGTTATTCTTGCCTGATGCACATGGCTGGCTAGAGCAAAGTATTGCATTTATAATGGGTGTCATTCTATTAGGCTTAGGCTGCGGAATGTATATGGTAGCAAATATCGGTATCGGTCCTCGCGATACATTAATGTTACTTCTTGTACACCGTGTTGGCTGGTCAGTCACACGCGCACGTACAACAATGGAAGTAAGTGTTGCAATTATCGGTTTCGCATTAGGCGGTCCCGTTGGTATTGGCACAGTATTTATGGCATTTGGACTCGGACCAATCGTTCAATGGGCTCTCAAATTAAATGAAAAGCTTTTTTATCGTGCAACGGGTGTAGAAAGCGCGGTAATTTAA
- a CDS encoding ABC transporter ATP-binding protein has translation MIHIENIHLYRNEKVILDNLSWHVEKGQHWAILGLNGSGKTTLLKVINGYIWPNDGTVQVLGETYGQTYIPKLRTRIGWVSNAMIDNFNWHDFAIEIVLSGKFGALRLFEKVTDEEIEQAVSIMKHFNCQHLANKPFEQLSQGEKQRVQIARALMAEPEILILDEPCGGLDLIERENLLRTIEQIAEDEDGPTLIYVTHHVEEILPCFTHVLLMKDGKNMVTGKRELIVTEETLGEFFGRSVSLQIERDRAWVALK, from the coding sequence ATGATACATATTGAAAATATCCATTTATATCGAAATGAAAAAGTCATTTTAGATAATTTATCTTGGCATGTTGAAAAAGGTCAGCATTGGGCAATTCTTGGTTTGAATGGCTCAGGTAAAACGACATTATTAAAAGTAATTAACGGCTATATTTGGCCAAATGACGGGACGGTGCAAGTACTTGGTGAAACGTATGGTCAAACATATATTCCAAAGCTTCGTACACGCATCGGTTGGGTAAGTAATGCCATGATTGATAACTTTAACTGGCATGATTTTGCGATTGAAATTGTATTAAGTGGGAAATTTGGTGCACTTCGTCTATTTGAAAAAGTTACAGACGAAGAAATCGAACAGGCAGTCTCTATTATGAAACATTTTAACTGTCAGCATTTAGCCAATAAGCCATTTGAACAACTTTCTCAAGGTGAAAAGCAACGAGTACAAATAGCTCGGGCATTAATGGCAGAGCCTGAAATTTTAATATTAGATGAACCATGTGGTGGCTTAGATTTAATTGAACGGGAAAATTTACTACGAACAATTGAACAAATTGCTGAAGATGAAGATGGTCCAACACTCATTTATGTGACACATCATGTAGAAGAAATCCTACCTTGTTTCACCCATGTATTGTTAATGAAAGACGGGAAAAACATGGTAACTGGGAAACGGGAATTAATTGTAACTGAAGAAACGTTAGGTGAATTTTTCGGTCGATCGGTAAGCTTACAAATTGAACGCGACCGCGCTTGGGTTGCATTGAAATAA
- a CDS encoding HesB/YadR/YfhF family protein → MEIKLSKEAIEWFHREMEVEKGDTIRFYARYGGSSPFHEGFSLGMNREQPHEIGIETVINDIHFYIEKADEWFFNEHHLVVDVDAVNDELSYSYEE, encoded by the coding sequence ATGGAAATCAAACTATCAAAAGAAGCAATTGAATGGTTCCATCGTGAAATGGAAGTTGAAAAAGGTGATACGATTCGTTTTTATGCACGTTACGGAGGTTCTTCCCCATTTCACGAAGGTTTTTCTTTAGGAATGAATCGCGAACAGCCACATGAAATTGGCATTGAAACAGTGATTAATGACATTCACTTCTATATTGAAAAGGCAGATGAATGGTTTTTTAACGAGCATCATTTAGTTGTCGATGTCGATGCTGTGAATGATGAATTAAGCTATTCTTACGAAGAATAA